The Fictibacillus arsenicus genome contains a region encoding:
- a CDS encoding DUF3679 domain-containing protein has translation MTKFMLKCFGITALLLFGVLFGIQKAHFEMNELKGASNKESIESMNDSFSPENEDVDKTSSHDIQAKQETLNKIDSFNVFSALGQKLTSWISSAFSVMISVLGIIIQEMLDVFSP, from the coding sequence ATGACGAAATTTATGTTAAAGTGTTTTGGAATTACAGCCTTGCTTTTGTTCGGTGTTTTATTTGGTATTCAAAAAGCACATTTTGAGATGAATGAACTGAAAGGTGCTTCTAATAAAGAGAGCATAGAATCAATGAATGATAGTTTTTCTCCAGAAAATGAAGATGTTGATAAAACATCTAGCCATGATATACAAGCGAAACAGGAAACTTTAAATAAGATTGATTCGTTTAATGTTTTTTCTGCTTTAGGACAAAAGCTCACTTCATGGATCTCATCAGCTTTCAGTGTCATGATTTCAGTGCTAGGCATCATTATTCAAGAGATGCTTGATGTATTCTCTCCATAA
- the rpsT gene encoding 30S ribosomal protein S20: MANIKSAIKRVKTNEKRRAHNASLKSGMRTAIKNFEALAASNNAEGAQAAFVTASKKIDKAANKGLIHKNAASRQKSRLAKALNGVNA, encoded by the coding sequence TTGGCTAATATTAAATCAGCGATTAAACGTGTAAAAACAAACGAAAAGCGTCGTGCTCACAACGCTTCACTAAAGTCTGGCATGCGTACTGCGATCAAAAACTTTGAAGCACTTGCAGCTTCAAACAATGCAGAAGGTGCTCAAGCGGCATTTGTTACTGCTTCTAAGAAGATTGACAAAGCAGCAAACAAAGGACTTATCCACAAAAATGCAGCTTCTCGCCAAAAGTCTCGTCTAGCGAAGGCTTTAAACGGTGTTAACGCATAA
- the gpr gene encoding GPR endopeptidase: MGKDLNLQAYSVRTDLAIEAHDMLLKEDEVVNKSTLEGVIINETNKDGIKCVRVEIDEKGAETTGKKPGLYLTFEVQGIREKDSKLQQQVQEVFARDFHQFLKEEGVKQDDTCLVVGLGNWNVTPDSLGPLVVENLTITKHLFELAPENVEEGFRPVCAISPGVMGITGIETSDIIDGIVKRVNPDFVIAIDALASRSIERVNATIQVSNTGIHPGSGVGNKRKELSKETLGIPVISIGIPTVVDAATITSDTIDFILKHFGREMNEKDKPSKSLLPAGLTFGEKKILTDEDMPKDEHRKSFLGIVGVLEDDEKLRLIREVLAPIGHNLMVTPKEVDVFIEDMANVLANGLNTALHGQIDQGNTSSYTH; encoded by the coding sequence ATGGGTAAAGATTTAAACCTTCAGGCATATTCAGTTCGTACGGATTTAGCTATTGAAGCACACGATATGTTATTAAAAGAAGATGAAGTTGTAAATAAAAGCACTCTTGAAGGTGTCATTATAAATGAAACAAACAAAGATGGAATTAAGTGTGTGAGAGTAGAAATCGATGAAAAAGGCGCAGAAACTACTGGTAAAAAACCAGGATTATATTTAACTTTTGAAGTTCAGGGAATCCGTGAAAAAGACTCAAAACTTCAGCAGCAAGTACAGGAAGTTTTCGCGAGAGATTTTCATCAATTTTTAAAAGAAGAAGGCGTGAAGCAAGATGATACATGTCTAGTAGTTGGATTAGGAAACTGGAATGTAACGCCTGATTCACTTGGACCGCTCGTGGTAGAAAACTTAACGATAACGAAGCATCTTTTCGAGCTGGCACCTGAGAATGTAGAAGAAGGTTTCAGGCCAGTCTGTGCAATCTCTCCGGGGGTAATGGGAATCACGGGAATCGAAACTAGTGATATCATCGACGGGATTGTAAAAAGAGTTAATCCAGACTTTGTAATAGCGATTGACGCATTAGCTTCCAGGTCAATCGAAAGAGTGAATGCAACGATTCAAGTATCGAATACTGGTATTCACCCAGGTTCCGGAGTCGGAAATAAGCGTAAAGAATTGAGTAAAGAGACGCTCGGTATTCCTGTGATTTCAATCGGAATCCCTACTGTTGTTGATGCGGCTACCATTACAAGTGATACAATCGATTTTATTTTAAAGCACTTCGGCCGGGAGATGAACGAAAAAGACAAGCCCTCTAAGTCGCTCCTTCCTGCTGGTTTGACATTTGGAGAAAAGAAAATATTAACAGATGAGGATATGCCAAAAGACGAACACAGAAAGTCGTTTTTAGGAATTGTGGGGGTGTTGGAGGATGATGAAAAGCTGCGGTTAATACGTGAGGTATTGGCGCCGATCGGGCATAATCTAATGGTTACTCCTAAAGAAGTAGATGTGTTTATTGAAGATATGGCGAACGTTTTAGCAAACGGTCTGAATACTGCACTTCACGGGCAGATTGATCAAGGAAACACTTCTTCGTATACACATTAA